In a single window of the Streptomyces sp. NBC_00094 genome:
- a CDS encoding GHMP kinase, with translation MIPAARRGESGAGALPTGTGSAPCHHGEILQGVFLDGDGRRCAGLVTLPMAGPGSRAEFVRGPGTAPLAVTVVPADRTKAAQAAVLAVAECAERVGEPPCGGELRLTGAVPVGLGMGSSTSDVTATVRAVADSYGLRLDSATVARLTVRAELACDPLMLSGRPVLFAQREGRVLEALGRALPPLVVVGCALGGGAPVDTLALPVRELDDEDVRAYEGLRALLRRAVATGDAALLGEVATASARRGQQVLGHPEFEALTGIAGRVGAVGVQIAHSGAVAGVLFDAAAPGQRQRVRDCLRALAARGIPATRTFTTFTTTKEILNGPAHRGVDRPAGPDTPRRPARLPAL, from the coding sequence GTGATCCCCGCCGCTCGCCGGGGTGAATCCGGTGCCGGTGCCCTCCCCACCGGCACCGGGTCCGCCCCCTGTCACCACGGCGAGATCCTCCAGGGCGTGTTCCTCGACGGCGACGGGCGCCGGTGCGCCGGACTGGTCACCCTCCCCATGGCCGGCCCCGGCAGCCGCGCGGAGTTCGTCCGCGGGCCTGGCACGGCGCCCCTGGCGGTCACGGTCGTGCCGGCCGACCGCACGAAGGCCGCGCAGGCCGCCGTGCTCGCCGTCGCCGAGTGCGCGGAGCGGGTCGGCGAGCCGCCCTGCGGCGGGGAGTTGAGGCTCACCGGGGCCGTTCCGGTGGGCCTGGGGATGGGCAGTTCCACCAGCGACGTCACCGCCACCGTGCGGGCGGTCGCGGACTCGTACGGGCTGCGCCTGGACTCCGCCACGGTCGCCCGGCTGACCGTGCGCGCCGAACTCGCCTGCGATCCGCTGATGCTGAGCGGTCGCCCGGTGCTGTTCGCCCAGCGGGAGGGCCGGGTCCTGGAGGCCCTCGGCCGGGCCCTCCCGCCGCTGGTCGTGGTGGGTTGCGCCCTCGGCGGGGGCGCCCCCGTGGACACCCTCGCGCTGCCGGTGCGCGAGCTCGACGACGAGGACGTACGGGCGTACGAGGGGTTGCGCGCCCTGCTGCGCAGGGCCGTGGCCACCGGCGACGCGGCGCTGCTCGGCGAGGTGGCCACGGCCAGCGCGCGGCGCGGGCAACAAGTGCTCGGACACCCGGAGTTCGAGGCGCTGACCGGCATCGCCGGGCGGGTCGGGGCGGTGGGCGTGCAGATCGCGCACAGCGGCGCGGTGGCGGGCGTGCTGTTCGACGCCGCCGCGCCGGGGCAGCGGCAGCGCGTGCGTGACTGTCTGCGCGCCCTGGCCGCCCGCGGCATCCCCGCCACCCGGACCTTCACGACCTTCACCACCACCAAGGAGATCCTGAATGGACCAGCACATCGCGGAGTCGATCGGCCGGCCGGACCTGATACGCCTCGACGACCGGCTCGTCTGCCTGCGCTTTGA
- a CDS encoding pyridoxal-phosphate dependent enzyme encodes MDQHIAESIGRPDLIRLDDRLVCLRFETMKVVSALAAVRHLLDSGVVRRGDTLLDSSSGIYAYALALACHRHGMRCHIVGSTTVDHTLRTQLAVLGATLEQMEPCSDLKLDQKRRVERIHEILAEHPEYHWMRQYHDDIHYLGYRPVVERIRAAAGSGALTVVGGVGSGASTGALARYLREDGSDVELVGVQPYGSVTFGSEHVADPEIIIAGIGSSIPFGNVAHDLYDTLHWISFDTALAGSVDLLRRHAVFAGLSTGAGYLAARHERERSPQRTVLFIAADTGHRYVDTVYARHREAAPIATLAPRDVTDRSELALPWSRMDWNRARA; translated from the coding sequence ATGGACCAGCACATCGCGGAGTCGATCGGCCGGCCGGACCTGATACGCCTCGACGACCGGCTCGTCTGCCTGCGCTTTGAGACGATGAAGGTGGTCTCCGCCCTCGCGGCGGTGCGTCACCTGCTGGACAGCGGAGTCGTACGGCGCGGGGACACCCTGCTGGACAGCTCCAGCGGCATCTACGCGTACGCCCTCGCCCTGGCCTGCCACCGGCACGGCATGCGCTGCCACATCGTCGGCTCGACGACGGTGGACCACACGCTGCGTACCCAACTCGCCGTCCTCGGAGCGACGTTGGAGCAGATGGAGCCCTGCAGCGACCTCAAGCTCGACCAGAAGCGGCGCGTCGAGCGGATCCACGAGATCCTCGCCGAGCACCCCGAGTACCACTGGATGCGCCAGTACCACGACGACATCCACTACCTCGGCTACCGCCCGGTCGTCGAGAGGATCCGGGCGGCGGCCGGTTCGGGCGCGCTCACCGTCGTCGGCGGGGTCGGGTCGGGCGCGTCGACGGGCGCTCTCGCCCGCTACCTGCGCGAGGACGGCTCCGACGTCGAACTCGTCGGCGTCCAGCCGTACGGCAGCGTCACCTTCGGCTCCGAGCACGTCGCGGACCCCGAGATCATCATCGCCGGGATCGGCAGCTCCATCCCCTTCGGGAACGTCGCCCACGACCTGTACGACACCCTGCACTGGATCTCCTTCGACACGGCGCTGGCCGGCAGCGTCGACCTGCTGCGGCGGCACGCGGTCTTCGCGGGCCTGTCGACCGGCGCCGGCTACCTCGCCGCCCGCCACGAGCGCGAGCGCTCCCCCCAGCGGACGGTCCTCTTCATCGCCGCGGACACCGGTCACCGGTACGTCGACACCGTCTACGCACGGCACCGCGAGGCCGCGCCGATCGCGACCCTCGCCCCGCGCGACGTGACCGACCGGAGCGAGCTGGCCCTGCCGTGGTCCCGGATGGACTGGAACCGAGCCCGCGCGTGA
- a CDS encoding FGGY family carbohydrate kinase, which translates to MHGSRSVVIGVDSSTQSTKAAVVDAETGELLAVGRAPHAVTGAGGARESDPEEWWTALGTAVRAAVRSAGVPAASVTGIAVAGQQHGLVTLGADGRPLRPALLWNDTRSAPQAAALAAGLGGETSWLERTGSVPVASMTAAKWQWLREHEPAHAEAAAGVRLPHDYLTERLTGLAVTDPGDASGTCWYGTGGAPTRAGVARGAAAGAGGPQGVAAGAGAPQSAAAGVPAGPAGAYDSAGPAGAYDSAGPAGPYDSADAAPAGAYDSADAAPAGAYDPDILDLLGLDPALLPTVAPTGATRVGTLTPAASEALGLPRTVVVAAGTGDNMAAAVGLGLGGAGLLDHPVVSLGTSGTVFAATRARPADPGLAGFAAADGTRLPLGCTLNCTLAVDRFATLLGLEREDTAPGGEVVVLPYLDGERTPDLPHAAGLVTGLRHDTDRRAILGAAYEGAAFTVLRALDGLLTACGLDPADPSVRDRPLRLIGGGARGRAWTDTVRRLSGRPLVVPAAEELVALGAAALAAGAVTGDDPVALAVAWGTGAGALLPPLARDAAAWDRIETVLTAAAPTLLR; encoded by the coding sequence GTGCACGGCAGTCGCTCCGTCGTGATCGGCGTGGACAGCTCCACGCAGTCCACCAAGGCCGCCGTCGTCGACGCGGAGACCGGCGAGCTCCTCGCCGTGGGCCGCGCCCCGCACGCCGTCACCGGCGCCGGGGGAGCGCGTGAGAGCGACCCCGAGGAGTGGTGGACCGCCCTCGGCACGGCCGTCCGCGCGGCGGTACGGAGCGCCGGCGTCCCGGCCGCGTCCGTCACCGGCATCGCGGTCGCCGGACAGCAGCACGGCCTGGTCACCCTCGGCGCCGACGGCCGGCCCCTGCGCCCCGCGCTGCTCTGGAACGACACCCGGTCCGCGCCCCAGGCCGCCGCGCTCGCCGCCGGTCTCGGCGGCGAGACGTCCTGGCTGGAGCGCACCGGTTCGGTACCCGTGGCCTCCATGACGGCCGCGAAGTGGCAGTGGCTGCGCGAGCACGAGCCGGCGCACGCCGAGGCCGCCGCCGGGGTACGCCTCCCGCACGACTACCTCACCGAGCGCCTCACCGGCCTCGCCGTGACCGACCCCGGGGACGCCTCGGGCACGTGCTGGTACGGCACCGGGGGAGCCCCGACCCGAGCGGGCGTGGCCCGAGGGGCCGCTGCCGGAGCGGGCGGACCCCAGGGAGTCGCGGCCGGAGCGGGTGCACCGCAGAGCGCCGCCGCCGGAGTCCCCGCCGGCCCCGCGGGCGCCTACGACTCCGCCGGCCCCGCGGGCGCCTACGACTCCGCCGGCCCCGCCGGCCCCTACGACTCCGCCGACGCTGCCCCAGCCGGCGCCTACGACTCCGCCGACGCTGCCCCAGCCGGCGCCTACGACCCCGACATCCTCGACCTCCTCGGCCTCGACCCCGCCCTCCTGCCCACCGTCGCCCCCACCGGTGCCACCCGCGTCGGCACCCTCACCCCGGCCGCCTCCGAGGCCCTCGGCCTGCCCCGTACGGTCGTCGTCGCCGCCGGCACCGGCGACAACATGGCCGCCGCCGTCGGCCTCGGGCTCGGCGGCGCGGGCCTGCTCGACCATCCGGTCGTCAGCCTGGGCACCTCCGGTACGGTCTTCGCCGCCACCCGCGCCCGGCCGGCCGACCCCGGGCTCGCCGGCTTCGCCGCCGCCGACGGCACCCGTCTCCCGCTCGGCTGCACCCTCAACTGCACGCTCGCCGTCGACCGGTTCGCCACGCTCCTCGGCCTCGAACGGGAGGACACGGCGCCGGGCGGCGAGGTCGTCGTCCTCCCGTACCTCGACGGCGAACGCACCCCCGACCTTCCGCACGCCGCAGGCCTCGTCACCGGACTCCGGCACGACACGGACCGCCGGGCGATCCTCGGCGCGGCCTACGAGGGCGCTGCCTTCACCGTGCTGCGCGCGCTCGACGGACTCCTCACCGCCTGCGGCCTCGACCCGGCAGACCCATCCGTACGCGACCGTCCGCTGCGCCTGATCGGGGGCGGCGCGCGCGGGCGGGCCTGGACCGACACCGTACGCAGGCTGTCGGGGAGGCCCCTGGTGGTCCCCGCCGCCGAAGAGCTCGTCGCCCTCGGCGCGGCGGCCCTCGCCGCGGGCGCCGTCACGGGCGACGACCCCGTGGCCCTGGCCGTCGCCTGGGGCACGGGCGCGGGCGCACTCCTGCCCCCGCTCGCGCGCGACGCGGCGGCCTGGGACAGGATCGAGACGGTCCTGACGGCCGCCGCCCCGACCCTGTTGCGCTGA
- the xylA gene encoding xylose isomerase: MPEHFSPTPDDRFTFGLWTVGWQGRDPFGDATRPALDPVEAVERLAGLGAYGVTFHDDDLIPFGASESERDTAVKRFRAALERTGLAVPMATTNLFTHPVFKDGAFTANDRDVRRFALRKTLRNIDLAVELGATVYVAWGGREGAESGAAKDVRVALDRMKEAFDLLGEYVTEQGYDLRFAIEPKPNEPRGDILLPTVGHALAFIERLERPELVGVNPETGHEQMAGLNFPHGIAQALWAGKLFHIDLNGQSGIKYDQDFRFGAGDLRQAFWLVDLLETAGYAGPRHFDFKPVRTDGFDGVWESAKNCMRNYLVLKERAAAFRADPDVRQALAASRLPELAVPTAADGLAALLADPTAYETFDADAAADRSMAFEHLDQLALEHLLGVR, translated from the coding sequence ATGCCGGAGCACTTCTCCCCCACCCCCGACGACCGGTTCACCTTCGGCCTGTGGACCGTCGGCTGGCAGGGCCGCGACCCCTTCGGTGACGCGACCCGCCCCGCCCTCGACCCGGTCGAGGCCGTCGAGCGGCTCGCCGGGCTCGGCGCGTACGGCGTCACCTTCCACGACGACGACCTGATCCCCTTCGGCGCCTCGGAGAGCGAGCGCGACACGGCCGTCAAGCGCTTCCGCGCGGCCCTGGAGCGGACCGGCCTGGCGGTCCCCATGGCGACGACCAACCTCTTCACCCACCCCGTCTTCAAGGACGGCGCCTTCACCGCCAACGACCGGGACGTGCGCCGCTTCGCGCTGCGCAAGACCCTCCGCAACATCGACCTGGCCGTCGAGCTCGGCGCGACCGTGTACGTGGCCTGGGGCGGCCGGGAGGGTGCCGAGTCCGGCGCCGCCAAGGACGTACGGGTGGCGCTCGACCGGATGAAGGAGGCCTTCGACCTCCTCGGCGAGTACGTCACCGAGCAGGGCTACGACCTGCGCTTCGCAATCGAGCCGAAGCCGAACGAGCCCCGCGGCGACATCCTGCTCCCCACCGTCGGGCACGCCCTCGCCTTCATCGAGCGCCTGGAGCGCCCCGAACTCGTGGGCGTGAATCCGGAGACGGGCCACGAGCAGATGGCCGGCCTCAACTTCCCGCACGGCATCGCGCAGGCGCTGTGGGCGGGCAAGCTCTTCCACATCGACCTCAACGGCCAGTCGGGCATCAAGTACGACCAGGACTTCCGCTTCGGGGCGGGCGATCTGCGGCAGGCGTTCTGGCTGGTGGACCTGTTGGAAACGGCCGGATACGCGGGACCGCGCCACTTCGACTTCAAGCCGGTGCGCACGGACGGCTTCGACGGGGTGTGGGAGTCGGCGAAGAACTGCATGCGCAACTACCTGGTCCTCAAGGAGCGCGCGGCGGCCTTCCGCGCCGACCCCGACGTCCGGCAGGCACTGGCGGCCTCCCGGCTGCCCGAGCTCGCCGTTCCCACGGCGGCCGACGGCCTCGCGGCGCTGCTCGCCGACCCCACGGCGTACGAGACCTTCGACGCGGACGCGGCGGCCGACCGCTCGATGGCCTTCGAGCACCTTGACCAACTGGCCCTGGAGCACCTGCTCGGCGTGCGCTGA
- a CDS encoding dienelactone hydrolase family protein, translated as MTRPFAAALAAACLTLLFAPGAQAIDSSASNPYERGPAPTAASVEAPAGSYAVSQTSVSRFLVSGFGGGTIYYPTSTSDGTFGAVVISPGFTGTQSSISWLGPRLASEGFVVFTIDTLTLFDQPDSRGRQLLAALDHLTQRSSVRDRVDPNRLGVMGHSMGGGGTLAAAKSRPSLKAAIPLAGWHTDTSWPEITTPTLVIGADGDNVASVASYSEPFYEGLTGARDRAYLELNDTHHLTPSSPHTTLAKYSLSWLKRFIDDDTRYEQFLCPLPQPGPAIDEYRGSCPLGS; from the coding sequence GTGACACGACCCTTCGCCGCGGCCCTCGCCGCCGCCTGCCTCACCCTTCTCTTCGCCCCCGGCGCCCAGGCCATCGACTCCTCCGCGAGCAATCCGTACGAGCGCGGACCCGCGCCGACCGCGGCGAGCGTCGAGGCGCCCGCCGGCTCGTACGCCGTCTCCCAGACCAGCGTCTCCCGCTTCCTCGTCAGCGGCTTCGGCGGCGGCACGATCTACTATCCGACGTCGACGAGCGACGGCACGTTCGGCGCGGTCGTCATCTCGCCCGGGTTCACCGGGACCCAGTCGTCCATCTCCTGGCTGGGGCCGCGCCTCGCCTCGGAGGGCTTCGTGGTGTTCACCATCGACACCCTCACCCTGTTCGACCAGCCCGACAGCCGCGGCCGGCAGCTCCTCGCCGCGCTCGACCACCTGACCCAGCGCAGCTCCGTACGAGACCGTGTCGACCCCAACCGCCTCGGTGTGATGGGCCACTCCATGGGCGGCGGCGGAACCCTCGCGGCCGCCAAGAGCCGCCCCTCCCTCAAGGCCGCCATTCCGCTGGCCGGCTGGCACACGGACACGAGCTGGCCGGAGATCACCACCCCCACCCTCGTCATCGGTGCGGACGGTGACAACGTCGCCTCCGTCGCCTCCTACTCCGAGCCGTTCTACGAGGGGCTGACCGGCGCGCGTGACAGGGCGTACCTGGAGCTCAACGACACCCACCACCTCACCCCGAGCAGCCCGCACACGACGCTCGCGAAGTACAGCCTCTCGTGGCTGAAGCGCTTCATCGACGACGACACCCGCTACGAGCAGTTCCTCTGCCCGCTGCCGCAGCCGGGCCCGGCGATCGACGAGTACCGGGGAAGCTGCCCGCTCGGTTCCTGA
- a CDS encoding helix-turn-helix transcriptional regulator, translating into MSGAMQAVALGSRLHDRAAQLAAVARLSARIRARTGTGVGVGVGVGVGVDGGVLFVTGGPGEGRSALLARAATDFPGTAYRIAAPGSRVPWSGARALFGALAPTPAAARRALRLARGADGFGPLLAHLLPDVSPSDSGLGPRRSVLICLDDLHLWDAHSRAALAASWQELGRRTGLGWIVSAAPHHRFPDVPEAETVRLGRLSPEGARALLRDLCAVAPAPGVARRLLDEAAGHPGVLIATVRRLTPAHLAGTVPLPSPVTDGSVLAEVYGGLLGSLPADSRRLLSVVALTGRTGTGDAHPVAYEVGVEAVLAEARATRTSLEPLDGLIADGLLCRSGDALRFEDPFLGRAVLARTAACPAAAVSSETEALSPPVPVLSPGRDRHVGPPGPPASVRALTAVARGRAQLARGLAVLADGPVMDAHEALLQAAELLRDRAPAEASDARFLAMEAAWAAGDVSACLAALHGGKGARGTEQDFADGLSAALTVRRDEARAALTRVVVRDGASDDIRLLLRAGSAALLLGNIHAAARVHARAIARARAEHRTDLLPRALEHLAYAELRAGRYSRAARSAREGLRTAELTGQRNVAAHQHAVLALTASVVGDGQAVAEHAGRALATARPHGLVQTATLAEWALARAELGRGLAPQATARLLPLVRPGPRGGHFALRMPAIPCFVEAAIASGRSAEARAAAEEYAVWAAQGVDGSAPAQLARCRALLATGEEPAYWFGEAVRRHDSCGNEFERARTLLAYGTWLRRRRRPGDARGPLRDALVTFERAAAEGWAEQARSELRATGGASAGVPDPATARKLTPQQQRIARLVAEGATNQEVADRLALSPRTVDHHLRSVFARLGIRSRVELPGVVGQWDAGSTTTPAALPTLPSPPRTR; encoded by the coding sequence GTGAGCGGAGCGATGCAAGCCGTTGCCTTGGGTTCGAGGCTGCACGACCGCGCGGCCCAACTCGCCGCCGTGGCCCGCCTGTCCGCCCGTATTCGTGCCCGGACCGGGACCGGTGTCGGTGTCGGTGTCGGTGTCGGTGTCGGTGTCGATGGTGGTGTCCTGTTCGTCACCGGGGGGCCCGGCGAGGGGCGCAGCGCGCTGCTGGCCCGGGCCGCCACCGACTTCCCCGGTACGGCGTACCGGATCGCCGCGCCCGGCAGCCGGGTGCCGTGGAGCGGGGCCCGGGCCCTGTTCGGCGCGCTCGCCCCCACCCCTGCCGCCGCACGCCGGGCACTGCGGCTCGCGCGCGGCGCGGACGGGTTCGGCCCCCTCCTGGCTCACCTCCTCCCGGACGTCTCCCCTTCCGACAGTGGTCTCGGCCCCCGCCGTTCCGTGTTGATCTGTCTCGACGACCTGCACCTGTGGGACGCCCATTCGCGGGCCGCGCTCGCCGCCTCCTGGCAGGAGCTCGGCCGTCGTACCGGCCTGGGCTGGATCGTGTCGGCCGCCCCCCACCACCGGTTCCCCGACGTACCGGAGGCCGAGACCGTACGCCTCGGCCGGCTGTCCCCGGAGGGCGCCCGGGCCCTCCTGCGCGACCTCTGCGCGGTGGCACCGGCTCCAGGGGTCGCGAGACGGTTACTCGACGAGGCCGCCGGGCACCCCGGTGTCCTGATCGCGACGGTACGGCGTCTCACCCCCGCCCATCTCGCCGGGACGGTGCCCCTCCCGAGCCCGGTGACCGACGGGAGCGTGCTCGCCGAGGTGTACGGGGGTCTGCTCGGCTCCCTTCCCGCGGACTCCCGCCGCCTGCTCTCCGTGGTGGCCCTGACGGGCCGTACCGGGACCGGTGACGCGCACCCGGTCGCGTACGAGGTCGGCGTCGAGGCCGTCCTCGCGGAGGCGCGGGCGACGCGCACCTCGCTCGAACCGCTGGACGGGCTGATCGCGGACGGGCTGCTGTGCCGCAGCGGCGATGCCCTCCGCTTCGAGGATCCGTTCCTCGGGCGAGCCGTGCTCGCGCGGACGGCGGCGTGCCCTGCCGCCGCCGTGTCCTCCGAGACGGAGGCCCTCTCCCCGCCCGTCCCGGTCCTCTCCCCGGGCCGGGACCGTCACGTCGGCCCACCCGGCCCACCCGCGTCCGTACGCGCGCTCACGGCTGTCGCCCGGGGCCGCGCCCAACTCGCACGCGGGCTCGCGGTCCTCGCGGACGGGCCGGTCATGGACGCGCACGAGGCGCTGCTGCAGGCGGCGGAGCTGTTGCGGGACCGGGCGCCCGCCGAGGCCTCCGACGCCCGGTTCCTCGCGATGGAGGCCGCCTGGGCAGCGGGCGACGTCTCAGCCTGCCTGGCCGCCCTCCACGGCGGCAAGGGCGCTCGCGGTACGGAGCAGGACTTCGCCGACGGGCTGAGCGCCGCCCTGACCGTACGCCGCGACGAGGCCCGTGCCGCGCTCACCCGGGTGGTGGTCCGGGACGGCGCCTCTGACGACATCCGGCTGCTGCTGCGGGCGGGCTCGGCCGCGCTCCTGCTCGGCAACATCCACGCGGCGGCCCGGGTCCACGCCCGCGCGATCGCCCGGGCCCGGGCCGAGCACCGCACGGACCTGCTGCCCAGAGCGCTGGAGCACCTCGCCTACGCCGAGCTCCGGGCCGGCCGCTACAGCCGGGCCGCGCGCTCCGCCCGGGAGGGGCTGCGCACCGCGGAACTGACGGGGCAGCGCAACGTGGCCGCCCACCAGCACGCCGTCCTGGCGCTCACGGCCTCGGTGGTGGGCGACGGGCAGGCGGTCGCGGAGCACGCCGGGCGCGCGCTCGCGACGGCGCGCCCCCACGGGCTCGTCCAGACCGCGACCCTCGCCGAGTGGGCGCTGGCCCGGGCCGAACTGGGCCGGGGCCTGGCCCCCCAGGCCACCGCACGGCTCCTTCCCCTCGTCCGGCCCGGCCCCCGGGGCGGGCACTTCGCGCTGCGGATGCCCGCCATCCCCTGCTTCGTGGAGGCGGCCATCGCGTCGGGCCGGAGCGCGGAGGCCCGAGCCGCGGCGGAGGAGTACGCGGTCTGGGCGGCCCAGGGCGTGGACGGGTCGGCACCGGCCCAGCTGGCGCGCTGCCGGGCGCTGCTCGCGACGGGTGAGGAACCGGCCTACTGGTTCGGTGAGGCCGTCCGCCGCCACGACAGCTGCGGCAACGAGTTCGAGCGCGCCCGCACCCTCCTCGCCTACGGCACGTGGTTGAGGCGCCGCCGACGTCCGGGCGACGCGCGCGGTCCGCTGCGCGACGCCCTCGTCACCTTCGAGCGGGCGGCGGCGGAGGGCTGGGCCGAGCAGGCCCGGTCCGAGCTGCGCGCCACCGGAGGCGCCTCCGCCGGGGTCCCGGATCCCGCGACCGCGCGGAAGCTGACGCCTCAGCAGCAGCGCATCGCCCGGCTCGTCGCCGAGGGCGCCACCAATCAGGAGGTCGCCGACCGCCTCGCGTTGAGCCCCCGTACCGTCGACCACCACCTCCGGAGCGTCTTCGCCCGGCTGGGCATCCGCTCGCGCGTCGAACTCCCCGGTGTGGTGGGCCAGTGGGACGCCGGGAGCACGACGACTCCGGCAGCCCTGCCCACGCTCCCGTCGCCGCCCCGTACGCGCTGA
- a CDS encoding GntR family transcriptional regulator — MEPKGEGRPELKRERVREHLLGVIDGRRPGDAIPSERTLCAALGVSRPTLRAAVDELVATGLLVREHGRGMFVAPDKITQELVAENHAAGAPRSGGSWTSTVLDLRTVRAGARIGRKLTLSPAAELVHVTRLRYVDGDPIALEHLHVPADLVPGLTVADMEGGFYAHLRERRGIRTAHAVQSIEPTVLSEEEAALLDVPVLSPALLFDRITSDTGGRPVEYVRSLYRGDRYRIVSRLALRDGAADHPAADAARAGAWWGTVQ, encoded by the coding sequence ATGGAGCCCAAGGGAGAGGGCCGGCCCGAGCTGAAGCGGGAGCGCGTACGGGAGCATCTGCTCGGCGTGATCGACGGCCGCCGCCCCGGTGACGCCATCCCGTCCGAACGCACCCTCTGCGCCGCCCTCGGCGTCTCCCGCCCGACCCTGCGCGCCGCCGTCGACGAACTCGTCGCCACGGGCCTGCTGGTGCGGGAGCACGGCCGCGGCATGTTCGTCGCGCCCGACAAGATCACCCAGGAGCTGGTCGCCGAGAACCACGCGGCAGGCGCGCCCCGGAGCGGGGGCAGCTGGACGAGTACGGTGCTCGACCTCCGTACCGTACGGGCCGGCGCGCGGATCGGCCGGAAACTCACGCTGTCCCCGGCGGCGGAGCTGGTGCACGTGACGCGTCTTCGGTACGTCGACGGCGACCCGATCGCGCTGGAGCACCTGCACGTACCGGCCGACCTGGTGCCGGGACTCACCGTCGCCGACATGGAGGGCGGCTTCTACGCCCATCTGCGCGAGCGGCGGGGCATCCGGACGGCCCACGCGGTCCAGTCCATCGAACCGACCGTGCTGAGCGAGGAGGAGGCAGCCCTCCTCGACGTGCCGGTCCTGTCGCCCGCGCTGCTCTTCGACCGGATCACCTCCGACACGGGCGGCAGGCCGGTCGAGTACGTCCGCTCCCTCTACCGGGGCGACCGCTACCGCATCGTCTCCCGGCTCGCGCTCCGCGACGGCGCGGCCGACCACCCGGCGGCGGACGCCGCGCGTGCGGGGGCGTGGTGGGGAACGGTGCAGTGA
- a CDS encoding GntR family transcriptional regulator — protein MKDSSSSGVLKRERVREHLLGLIESGGPGDPIPSERTLCAALGVSRPTLRAAVDELVATGLLVREHGRGMFVAPAKITQRLAPDDAAFAVPRASGSWSSTVLETATVRAGARIGRRLRLSPAAELLYVARLRLVDGAPMAIEHLHIPADLVGAALTPAELEAGDLYDHLREHHRVHVREATQSIEPTVVSEDEAALLDVPVLSPALLIERLTLDTAGRPVEYVHSVYRGDRYRIVSRLDFTRDGLVTSSTEGDAY, from the coding sequence ATGAAGGACAGCTCCTCCAGCGGGGTGCTGAAGAGGGAGCGGGTACGGGAACACCTGCTGGGCCTCATCGAAAGCGGCGGCCCGGGCGATCCGATCCCCTCCGAACGCACCCTCTGCGCCGCCCTCGGCGTCTCCCGCCCGACCCTGCGCGCCGCCGTCGACGAACTCGTCGCCACGGGCCTGCTGGTGCGGGAGCACGGCCGCGGCATGTTCGTCGCGCCCGCCAAGATCACCCAGCGACTCGCCCCGGACGACGCGGCCTTCGCCGTCCCCCGGGCGTCCGGCAGCTGGTCGAGCACCGTCCTGGAAACCGCCACGGTCCGGGCCGGCGCCCGCATCGGCCGCAGGCTCCGCCTCTCGCCCGCCGCCGAACTGCTCTACGTCGCCCGCCTCCGCCTGGTCGACGGCGCGCCCATGGCCATCGAGCACCTGCACATCCCGGCGGACCTGGTGGGCGCCGCGCTCACCCCGGCGGAACTCGAGGCGGGCGACCTCTACGACCACCTGCGCGAGCACCACCGGGTCCATGTGCGGGAGGCCACGCAGTCCATCGAACCCACCGTCGTGAGCGAGGACGAGGCCGCGCTCCTCGACGTCCCCGTCCTCTCGCCCGCCCTGCTGATCGAACGCCTCACCCTCGACACCGCCGGCCGTCCCGTCGAGTACGTCCACTCGGTCTACCGCGGCGACCGCTACCGCATCGTCTCCCGCCTCGACTTCACCCGCGACGGCCTCGTGACCTCCTCGACCGAGGGAGATGCATACTGA